Proteins encoded within one genomic window of Polynucleobacter duraquae:
- the ligA gene encoding NAD-dependent DNA ligase LigA: protein MSSSNPINLADRYALLQADLVRLEHAYYVLDNPIVPDSEYDRLYRELLEIEALHPEWITVDSLSQRVGGAALKEFDSVTHAVPMLSLNNAFEDAELVAFDRRCREGLHIDQVDYAGELKFDGLAISLRYEHGSLVRAATRGDGASGEDVTANIKTIRAIPLKLIGDNIPAILEVRGEVFMYLKDFQKMNTQAAAQGEKEFANPRNAAAGSLRQLDSKITAKRPLSFFAYGLGALEPQSWLPKTHEELLNAYVKLGLPVCAERRVLKSVEDILVFYGEVGAKRDSLPYDIDGVVYKVNSFAEQAKLGFVSRAPRFALAHKFPAQEALTTVLGIDVQVGRTGAITPVARLAPVEVGGVTVTNATLHNEDEVKRKDVRIGDTVSVRRAGDVIPEVVSVLKERRPKGATEFVMPKNCPVCDSHIERLADEAIARCSGGLFCGAQRKQALIHFAHRRALDIEGLGEKIVDQLVDHNLVRTPADLYRLGFTAIANLERMGEKSADNLIAAINQSRNTTLARFIFALGIRHVGETTAKDLANHYQSMRALMDANHEDLLTVKDVGPVVADSITSFMVEAHNREVIEQLLASGMQLSVEEKVISAAVAGKTFVLTGTFPTMTRDEAKDLLEKAGAKVAGSVSKKTDYVVAGTDAGSKLTKAEELGVPVIDEAAMMDLLK, encoded by the coding sequence TTGTCGTCCTCTAATCCGATAAATTTAGCGGATCGCTATGCATTATTACAAGCGGATCTAGTGCGCTTAGAGCATGCCTACTACGTTCTAGATAATCCAATAGTTCCTGATAGTGAATACGACCGCCTATATCGTGAGTTACTTGAGATAGAGGCCTTGCACCCTGAATGGATTACTGTGGATTCACTCTCGCAAAGGGTGGGCGGTGCTGCACTGAAGGAATTTGATTCAGTAACTCACGCAGTACCGATGCTTTCTTTGAACAATGCGTTTGAAGATGCTGAGTTAGTTGCCTTTGATCGTCGCTGCCGTGAAGGTCTGCATATTGATCAAGTAGATTACGCAGGCGAACTTAAATTTGATGGTCTAGCAATCTCCTTGCGCTACGAGCATGGCTCTTTGGTAAGAGCTGCTACCCGAGGCGATGGCGCCAGTGGTGAAGATGTCACTGCCAACATCAAAACTATTCGGGCTATTCCACTTAAGCTGATAGGTGACAATATCCCAGCAATATTGGAAGTGCGCGGTGAAGTCTTTATGTACCTGAAAGATTTCCAGAAAATGAATACACAAGCCGCTGCCCAGGGTGAGAAAGAGTTTGCTAACCCCCGTAATGCTGCAGCAGGAAGTTTGCGCCAACTAGATTCTAAGATTACTGCCAAAAGACCACTCTCGTTCTTTGCATACGGACTAGGAGCCCTAGAGCCACAGTCTTGGCTGCCAAAAACCCATGAAGAGCTTCTCAATGCTTACGTGAAATTGGGTTTGCCAGTCTGCGCTGAGCGTCGTGTGCTCAAGTCCGTTGAAGATATTTTGGTCTTTTATGGGGAGGTGGGAGCAAAGCGTGATTCTTTACCTTATGACATTGATGGCGTGGTCTATAAGGTCAACTCCTTTGCAGAGCAAGCTAAGCTGGGATTTGTATCTAGAGCTCCACGCTTTGCCTTAGCCCATAAATTCCCAGCGCAAGAAGCCTTAACTACCGTACTTGGAATTGATGTGCAAGTTGGGCGCACTGGTGCAATCACCCCTGTGGCAAGACTTGCTCCAGTTGAAGTGGGTGGCGTCACCGTTACGAATGCTACTTTGCACAATGAAGACGAGGTCAAGCGTAAAGATGTCCGCATTGGTGACACTGTTTCCGTCAGAAGGGCTGGGGATGTCATTCCGGAAGTGGTTTCGGTCCTTAAAGAACGTCGACCAAAAGGCGCAACAGAATTTGTAATGCCAAAAAATTGTCCGGTCTGTGATTCACATATTGAGCGCTTGGCTGACGAAGCCATTGCCCGTTGCAGTGGCGGCTTATTCTGCGGCGCACAGCGTAAGCAGGCATTAATTCATTTTGCACATAGAAGAGCCCTTGATATTGAAGGTCTGGGTGAGAAGATTGTTGATCAGTTAGTTGATCATAATTTAGTGAGAACACCCGCTGATCTTTATCGCCTTGGCTTTACAGCAATCGCTAATCTAGAGCGCATGGGTGAGAAGTCAGCTGACAATCTCATTGCCGCAATCAATCAATCTAGAAACACTACGCTAGCCAGATTCATCTTTGCGTTAGGCATTCGTCACGTGGGTGAGACTACCGCCAAAGACTTGGCCAATCACTACCAATCCATGCGCGCTTTGATGGATGCCAACCACGAAGACTTGCTGACAGTAAAAGATGTTGGCCCTGTAGTGGCAGACTCCATTACCAGCTTTATGGTAGAAGCTCATAATCGTGAAGTGATTGAGCAACTCTTAGCATCAGGAATGCAGCTTTCTGTAGAAGAAAAAGTTATCAGTGCAGCAGTCGCAGGAAAAACCTTTGTACTCACGGGTACATTCCCGACTATGACAAGAGACGAAGCTAAAGATTTGCTTGAAAAAGCAGGCGCCAAAGTAGCAGGCTCAGTCTCCAAAAAAACTGACTATGTAGTTGCAGGTACGGATGCTGGAAGCAAGCTCACAAAGGCAGAGGAGCTAGGCGTTCCAGTAATTGATGAAGCGGCTATGATGGATCTACTTAAGTAG
- the smc gene encoding chromosome segregation protein SMC gives MQLKSIKLSGFKSFVDPTHFEMPGQLIGVVGPNGCGKSNIIDAVRWVLGESRASELRGESMQDVIFNGSGLRKPSGRASVELIFDNSEGRAQGQWSAFTELGIKRVLTRDGNSSYYVNNQVVRRKDIQDIFLGTGMGPRGYAIIGQGTINRILEAKPEELRVFLEEAAGVSKYKERRKETASRLEDTKENLVRVEDILRELDQQVTRLEKQATVAERHAELSTQMKSQQQLLWFVRQTEAGKEQERHANGIRDTQVSLEEQTAKMRHVETELETMRTEQYALQDQVSQAQGDLYQTNADVSQVESQIRYVQEARQRLQQQSQDLQAQLQRWTVQETDAAQAQRSAEHELSLAAEKEQTLMADLSGLQEQMPAREEAYQVHMRELNDARENLATIDQRLASLGERVKAITSQVEELKGRDTRLEAELAGMRRPDAEALQMAIDRHAMAQRKVDEARQKAGEAQQRVPAADEARNIAQQQIQSANQELAQTEAKLTALTALQASVQAQGKIGPWLESKGLKESKRLWQELKVESGWEAALESVLRERLAAVTAKSVQETLALANDAPPSRLAILLTEDISPAHTTVPADFIALLTRVQSAGAPRVAAVLQEWLDNIYIANSLEDALHRREKLPAGGAFVTQQGHLVSRVGVQLYAADSEQAGMLARAQEMEGLEKQLRAQKLIQSELQGELDQCVANYQAAHQAAEQTRIAAEHAVQEVHGFEVERMQLTQAEEKYSQRAEQIQGELSELRQQIEQLSQTQEQSSEELAQSEESKQGLQENLAIAQEKLELATQERDHLRESLRSSEMSAQEAAFTTRSLQQRIADLQRDQSTARVQIMEIQDKQATSEQELDTLSDEEAQDKLQGLLLARSAREAALSNARTEQDALLHQLREADEVRLQIERSLQPMRDKVVDLQLREQAARLNFEQFATLLSDAEADLSALEVSFSPDLKVGALQAEVNLLNSEIQSLGPVNMAALDELSSSRERKQFLDAQSADLNEAMQTLTDAIAKIDAETRDLLQGTFDQVNIHFGKLFPELFGGGHAELVMTGEEILDAGVQVMAQPPGKKLSSIYLLSGGEKALTAIALVFSLFLLNPAPFCLLDEVDAPLDDANTLRYAQMVAKMSNKTQFVFISHNKITMEIAHQLIGVTMQEQGVSRIVAVDISSAVSMVEAA, from the coding sequence TCTGAAGGACGCGCTCAAGGTCAGTGGAGTGCATTTACTGAATTGGGTATTAAGCGCGTTTTGACACGCGATGGTAATTCTAGTTATTACGTCAATAATCAAGTTGTGCGCCGTAAAGACATTCAAGATATTTTCTTAGGCACCGGTATGGGCCCTAGAGGTTATGCCATTATTGGGCAGGGCACTATCAACCGAATCTTAGAAGCAAAGCCAGAAGAGTTGCGTGTTTTCTTAGAAGAAGCAGCTGGTGTTTCTAAATACAAAGAGCGTCGTAAAGAAACCGCCTCCCGCCTTGAAGATACAAAAGAAAACTTAGTGCGCGTAGAAGATATTTTGCGTGAACTCGATCAACAAGTCACTCGTTTAGAGAAACAGGCAACCGTAGCTGAGCGTCACGCTGAACTATCTACGCAGATGAAATCTCAGCAGCAGCTTTTGTGGTTCGTACGTCAGACCGAAGCTGGCAAGGAGCAAGAGCGTCATGCCAACGGTATTCGTGACACACAGGTCAGCTTGGAAGAACAGACTGCCAAAATGCGTCATGTGGAGACTGAGCTCGAGACAATGCGCACTGAGCAGTACGCTTTGCAAGATCAGGTTTCTCAGGCTCAAGGAGACTTGTATCAAACCAATGCTGATGTGAGTCAGGTTGAATCACAAATTCGTTACGTGCAAGAAGCGCGCCAGCGCCTGCAACAACAATCCCAAGATTTACAAGCTCAACTGCAACGTTGGACCGTTCAAGAAACTGATGCCGCTCAAGCGCAACGCTCTGCCGAGCATGAGCTCAGCTTGGCTGCTGAAAAAGAACAAACATTAATGGCGGACTTATCTGGCTTGCAAGAGCAAATGCCAGCTCGCGAAGAGGCCTATCAAGTTCATATGCGCGAACTCAATGATGCGCGCGAGAACTTAGCAACGATTGACCAGCGCTTAGCTAGTTTAGGTGAGCGTGTGAAAGCCATCACTTCACAAGTAGAAGAACTCAAGGGGCGCGATACCCGTCTTGAAGCTGAGCTCGCAGGTATGCGCAGACCTGATGCCGAAGCATTGCAAATGGCAATTGATCGTCATGCGATGGCACAACGTAAAGTGGATGAAGCGAGACAAAAAGCAGGTGAGGCACAACAACGTGTGCCTGCTGCCGATGAGGCTCGTAATATCGCACAACAACAGATTCAATCTGCTAACCAAGAGTTGGCGCAAACCGAAGCTAAATTAACTGCACTAACTGCCTTGCAGGCCAGCGTTCAAGCGCAAGGCAAAATTGGCCCATGGCTTGAGAGCAAAGGTTTAAAAGAGAGTAAGCGTTTATGGCAAGAGCTTAAAGTCGAGAGTGGTTGGGAAGCCGCTTTAGAGTCCGTATTGCGCGAGCGCTTAGCCGCTGTTACAGCCAAGAGCGTTCAAGAAACTTTAGCCTTAGCCAATGATGCGCCTCCAAGTCGTTTAGCGATTTTACTCACAGAAGACATTTCTCCTGCGCACACTACCGTGCCAGCTGATTTCATTGCACTATTAACTCGTGTTCAAAGTGCAGGTGCACCACGCGTAGCTGCTGTATTGCAAGAGTGGTTAGATAACATCTATATTGCTAATAGCCTGGAAGATGCATTACATCGCCGTGAGAAGTTACCTGCAGGCGGTGCTTTCGTTACTCAGCAAGGTCACTTAGTGAGCCGTGTGGGTGTCCAGCTTTATGCAGCAGACTCTGAGCAAGCTGGTATGTTGGCACGTGCTCAAGAGATGGAAGGTCTCGAGAAGCAATTACGCGCACAGAAGCTTATTCAGAGTGAGTTGCAAGGTGAGCTAGATCAATGTGTTGCTAATTACCAAGCTGCCCATCAAGCTGCTGAGCAAACCCGTATTGCCGCAGAGCATGCCGTACAAGAAGTACATGGCTTTGAAGTAGAAAGAATGCAGCTAACGCAAGCTGAAGAAAAGTACAGTCAACGCGCTGAGCAAATTCAGGGTGAGTTAAGTGAGCTACGTCAGCAAATAGAGCAGTTGAGTCAAACTCAAGAGCAATCCTCTGAAGAGCTTGCGCAGTCAGAGGAATCCAAGCAAGGCTTGCAAGAGAATCTAGCCATTGCTCAAGAAAAACTGGAGCTAGCCACTCAAGAGCGCGATCACCTACGTGAATCTTTGCGCTCATCCGAGATGTCTGCCCAAGAAGCTGCATTTACAACCCGTTCTTTGCAGCAACGGATTGCTGACTTACAACGTGATCAAAGTACTGCGCGTGTTCAGATCATGGAGATTCAGGACAAGCAGGCTACTTCCGAGCAAGAGCTGGACACTCTGAGTGATGAAGAGGCACAAGATAAATTACAGGGCCTCTTGCTGGCTCGTAGCGCTCGCGAAGCTGCATTGTCGAATGCCCGTACAGAACAAGATGCACTATTGCATCAATTACGTGAAGCAGATGAAGTGCGCTTGCAGATTGAGCGCAGTCTTCAACCTATGCGTGACAAAGTGGTCGACTTACAGTTGCGCGAACAGGCCGCCCGTTTGAACTTTGAGCAGTTTGCAACTTTGTTGTCAGATGCTGAAGCCGACCTATCTGCACTTGAGGTAAGCTTCAGTCCAGATCTGAAGGTAGGGGCACTGCAAGCTGAAGTAAATCTACTCAACTCCGAGATTCAATCTTTAGGCCCGGTTAATATGGCTGCCTTGGACGAGCTCTCCAGTTCGCGTGAGCGTAAACAGTTTTTGGATGCACAATCAGCCGACTTGAACGAAGCAATGCAGACCTTGACGGATGCGATTGCTAAGATTGATGCAGAAACCCGTGATCTCTTGCAGGGCACTTTTGATCAGGTCAACATCCATTTCGGTAAGTTATTCCCCGAGCTGTTTGGTGGCGGTCATGCGGAGTTAGTAATGACTGGTGAGGAGATCTTGGATGCTGGTGTTCAGGTCATGGCTCAGCCTCCAGGCAAGAAGCTTAGTTCCATCTATTTGTTATCCGGCGGCGAAAAAGCTCTAACCGCAATTGCCCTAGTCTTTTCTCTCTTCCTGCTCAATCCTGCACCGTTCTGCTTACTCGATGAGGTTGATGCACCACTAGATGATGCGAACACCTTGCGTTATGCGCAGATGGTTGCCAAAATGTCTAATAAGACTCAGTTTGTATTCATCTCACATAACAAGATCACTATGGAAATCGCTCATCAGTTGATTGGTGTCACCATGCAAGAGCAGGGTGTATCGCGTATTGTGGCGGTGGATATTTCTTCTGCAGTATCGATGGTGGAGGCAGCTTAA
- a CDS encoding cell division protein ZipA C-terminal FtsZ-binding domain-containing protein, producing MTALGLSDLQFALAVIGLLILILVAILNIKYARALRKAKARVEYYAAERSAREPTFGTGFADPSRGEQIEPVFKEGSLPVKSKLPAFSIDPRIDCVITLRFPQPIMGSEILKETHSWEDLSAPSSARWMCEGFNVDHDSSEAWGLLMPDSSYSELQLAIQLASRRGPIGVLELSDFCSRAQALALTLGSQIDMPSVTTMLDKAKELDFMAAESDIQLSINVLFDEAYPWNSLDSLMRQRGFILSRSGRTYEYFSNRAPIFSSNDLNPGEPVQQLTLLLELPLVSFDEKAFERMLAEGLEIAQVANGRLVDDNGINLSEISIQSIRKHLEGLYENLERSGVPAGSSAASRLFS from the coding sequence ATGACAGCGTTAGGTTTGTCTGACTTGCAGTTTGCTTTGGCTGTTATTGGCCTACTAATACTGATCTTAGTGGCTATTCTGAATATTAAATACGCTCGCGCACTGCGTAAAGCAAAAGCGAGAGTTGAGTATTACGCTGCTGAGCGAAGTGCGCGTGAACCAACTTTTGGGACTGGTTTTGCTGACCCCAGTCGTGGCGAACAGATTGAGCCAGTTTTCAAAGAAGGTTCCTTGCCAGTAAAGTCTAAATTGCCAGCCTTTTCAATTGATCCAAGAATAGACTGCGTGATTACTTTGCGTTTCCCCCAGCCCATTATGGGATCGGAGATCCTAAAGGAAACGCATTCCTGGGAAGATTTATCTGCTCCATCATCAGCCCGTTGGATGTGCGAGGGTTTCAATGTGGATCATGATTCTTCTGAGGCATGGGGTTTGCTTATGCCGGACTCTTCTTATTCGGAACTTCAGCTTGCTATTCAATTGGCAAGTCGTCGCGGTCCCATAGGCGTGCTAGAGTTATCTGACTTTTGTTCTAGAGCACAGGCGCTTGCCTTAACACTTGGCTCTCAGATTGACATGCCAAGCGTAACTACGATGTTGGATAAGGCTAAAGAGTTGGACTTCATGGCTGCTGAAAGTGATATTCAATTGAGCATCAACGTGCTATTTGATGAAGCATACCCTTGGAACAGCCTTGATTCTTTGATGCGTCAACGTGGATTTATCTTGTCTCGCAGTGGCCGCACTTATGAATACTTTAGTAATCGAGCCCCTATTTTTAGCAGCAATGACCTTAACCCTGGTGAGCCTGTGCAGCAACTTACCTTACTCCTGGAGTTGCCCTTAGTTTCCTTTGATGAGAAAGCATTCGAGCGCATGCTGGCAGAGGGCCTTGAAATTGCACAAGTTGCTAATGGTCGTTTAGTCGATGACAACGGAATTAATTTATCTGAAATTTCTATTCAAAGCATTCGCAAACACCTTGAGGGTTTATATGAAAACCTCGAGAGAAGCGGTGTTCCTGCTGGATCCTCTGCTGCCAGCAGACTTTTTAGCTGA